The DNA region acaaaaaaacatTGTGTCTACCTCCCCCCTCCTATGTCCATTGTCttctaacccccccaccccctcctgtcCATCGAttgcaggtggtgcattcccccctccctccatctcccctcccccctctcctctctctcccctccctccctccgagttcccgggtctcccgagttccagggtcctccctccctccgagttccagggtcctctgaaatccagggtctccctccctccgagttccagggtccctctctcagaattttaaaagccatcgtcttacctcatcggggttacagcggcagcagcatgcagtgaaaagcgtgcaggctcggcgcttcagccttttcttctccgtctctcagctctggtcccgccctcatttactgtttccacaagggcgggaccagagctgagagacggagaagggaaggctgaagcgcgaagcctacatgcttttcactgcgtgctgctgccgccgtaaccccggcgaggtaagaagatggcttttaaaatttggagagagggaccctggaactgtgagggaaggagggcggaccctggaactcggaaggaggccGGGTGGGCGACTCcgctctgggcaggcagcagcgcAAGCGGCGCACTTGAAGGaaggtgcccccctgcggtgcttacccctcTTACCGGGTTGGGCCGGCCctggtctcctctctccctcctctcttccagcgaatacatgttgaggttcataagcctgtccttataattttttgcattcaagaccacttactaatttcgtagccaccctctggtctgactccatcctgtttatatctttccataggtgcagtctccagaactgcacgcagtactccaaatgaggcctcaccagagatttaaACAAcacttatcacctcctttttccttctggtcatgcctctctttacgcatccaagcatccttctggctttggccgtcgctttttctacctgtttgaaagctttaagatcgacagacacaatcacccccaagtcccgctcttccttcgcacactgaagcactacaccccctatactgtactgttccctcggatttttgcgacccaagtgcatgaccctgcattttttgggattaaaccttagttgccaaatatcggtccattcctctagtttcgctaggtccttcctcatgtcattcacacattTCTGCTCAAACAAGTGAGGCGGAGGAGGTCGCTGGTCACAGTGCAGAGCTTCCCAAGTGTGGCATGGTCTGGGGGACAATTTTGGCCAATCCTAGTGTTTAATGTACACACCATGGAGGAAACATTTCcatatgggttagttttgcacattccCTGTTAGTAATGAACCTAGAACTATGATCTTACCCTCTCAAATTAACTGCATGGTGCCAAAGAGTTTCATTGTGGAATGCCGATAACAGGTTTTAtatccctgtgcccatccccAGTGCTAAGCCCGCCAgtcaggctctgtatccctgagGCATGTCATCCAAGAACAGATGGTCTCCATGCTCACCCAGAGCCATCCAGTCCTATAGGTGACAGTCTGTATCCCTGAGCCATGTTGTCCTAGAAGTGACGGTCTCCATGCCCACCCAGAGCCCTCCAGTTCTATAGTTGACAGTCTGTATCCCTGAGTCATGTTGTCCTAGAAGTGACAGTTTCTGTACCCACCCAGAGCCCTCCAGTTCTATAGGTGACAGTCTGTATCCCAGAACCATGTTGTCCTAGAAGTGACGATCTCCATGACCCCCCAGAACCCTCCATTCCTATAGATGACAGGCTCTGTATTCCTGAGCCATGTTGTCCTAGAAGTGACGGTCTCCATGCTTACCCAGAGCCCGCCAGTCCTATAGGTGACTGTCCTAGAAGTGACGGTTTCCATGTCCACCCAGAGCCCTCCATTCCTATAGATGACAGGCTCTGTATTCCTGAGCCATGTTGTCTGAGAAGTGATGGTCTCCATGCCCACCCAGAGCCCTCCAGTTCTATAGGTGACAGTCTGTATCCCTGAGTCATGTTGTCCTAGAAGTGACAGTTTCTGTATCCACCCAGAGCCCTCCAGTTCTATAGGTGACAGTCTGTATCCCTGAACTATGTTGTCCTAGAAGTGACGGTCTCCATGTCCACCCAGAACCCTTCAGTCCTATAGGTGACATTCTATTCTAGAAGTGACAATCTCCATGACCCCCAGAGCCCTCCATTCCTATTGATGACAGGCTCTGTATTCCTGAGCCATGTTCTCTGAGAAGTGACGGTCTCCATGCTCACCCAGAGCCCTCCAGTCCTATAGACGACAATCTGTATCCCTGAGCCATGTTGTCCTAGAAGTGATGGTCTCCATGTCTACCCAGAGCCCTCCAGTCCTATACAGGTAACAATCTGTATCCCTGAGCTATGTTGTCTTAGGAGTGACAGTTTCTGTACCCACCCAGAGCCCTCCAGTTCTATAGGTGACACCTGTCCTAGAAGTGACGGTCTCCATGTACACCCAGAGCCCTACATTCCTATAGATGACAGGATCTGTATTCCTGAgccatgttactactactactactacttaacatttctagagcgctactagggttacgcagcgctgtacaaattaataactaaggacggtccctgctcagaagagcgtacaatctaaaggatgaaatgtcaagttgtccTAGAAGTGACGGTCTCCATGCCCACCCAGAGCCCTTCAGTTCTATACGTGACAGTCTGTATCCCTGAGTCATATTGTCCTAGAAATGACAGTCTCCATGCCCACACAGAGCCCTCCAGTTCTATAGGTGACAATCTGTAACCCTGAGCTATGTTGTCTTAGAAGTGACAGTTTCTGTACCCACCCAGAGCCCTCCAGTTCTATAGGTGATACCTGTCCTAGAAGTGACGGTCTCCATGTACACCCAGAGCCCTACATTCCTATAGATGACAGGCTCTGTATTCCTGAGCCATGTTGTCCTAGAAGTGACGGTCTCCATGCCCACCCAGAGCCCTCCAGTCCTATAGGTGACAGTCTGTATCCCTGAGCCATGTTGTCCTAGAAGTGAAAGTTTCTGTACCCACCCAGAGCCCTCCAGTTCTATAGGTGACAGTCTGTATCCCTGAACCATGTTGTCCTAGAAGTGATGGCCTCCATGCCTACCCAGAGCCCTCCAGTCCTATAGGTGACAGTCTGTATCCCTGAGCCATGTTGTCCTAGAAATGACAGTTTCTGTACCACCCAGAGCCCTCCACTGTAGGCAACCTATCCAGTTGTGCTTTAAAATTCCTTTCAATCGAGTCTTCAGAACCCAATACAATGGGATCGCTTCTGAATCTGTCACATTTTGCATTGCTGGGTACTTGAAGATCTCTTTCTGCACTCAGATAAAAACCCGCATGGTTCATCCAATCTGCTCAAAAAGTTGGCCAGAACCACAcccgccactctgtgcaggttatagtctCCGGGGATGGAcagggccactgaggggggggggcaggggggcaaaattccccaggcctccaagggggcccagcgccagagtcaggccgccggcgctgcagttcctggtctcacctgcctgcctcctcggttccgggtcccctgcattcaaagtggcagtcacagatcgcttctcttctggccttccctccctgtgtcccgcccttgcggaagccagaagttacatcagatgagggtgggacaaagggagggaaggccagaagagaagcgatctgtgactgccactttgaatgaagggggcccggagccgtggaggcaggcatgtgagaccgcggactgcagtggcggggggagCGAAGGGGGGGCGTCAGCGGAGGTGgggcagcggggggagggggcagaggcggGTCGGCCTTGcctcgggcccggcctagtctctcagggGCCCTGGGGATGGATGATaggtctgggggggagggggctcattGTGTGCGTCTGGAGGGAGGGAACTCATTCTGTgtattgggggggaagggggagggagtggtGGCTTGTGCCGTGCAGGGGGCAGGCCAGACTAGGTCCTAGCtgccagtttcagttttggcttcgGCTTTCACCGAAATCAAGTGGCAAATTTCAGCTGCAGTTTCGGTTTTGGTCACCCTCTATAAAGCTTCTCTCATCAGATCTTTGTGGCCAGCTTTTTCTTACCGAATCTACAGAAGTCTGTTTTCCCAGTTTTCTGTGCTCGCTGTGAACCACCTGATCTGCGCTGTCCCGAGCTGCAATTATCAATCTCTCATCCTTTGGTTTCTGTTCACCTCTCCTTAACCGTCCATGTGTCCAGGCTTAATCCACGTCTGATTCTTGGAGGAACATTTTGTATTTGTACATTTGTCACTTTGTTTTCCTTGTTTGCTGATTTCAGTTACAGTgcattgtgggatttgtagttAATTCTGCCAGTATCAGGAGGGTGGTGTCTGACAGAAAAGGGCCAACTGGCCAATCCAGTTTTCCTAGTTATTCCAGCCCAGCTACCAGTTGTAGAAGCTGTAGGATATCAATCCTTCTCCACCTCAGTTTTCATTGTCTTCCTGGTTGGTTCTCTATGGATAGATAAGACTAGAAGTTCCAATATTTAATCCAAAACTCAgcttctcctcccccacccacttcCCACCAGGCTTTGTAATAATCTTTACAGCTACCTAAACTGATTAAATTATTGTTCTTTGTGCCACCTACATCTCCAGTGGCTCTACTGGTCCTGGTTCTGTCCAATTATCTCATGACCTTTGCTCTCACTAAATTAGAATTCCTTGTCTGCCCCTCTCCATGGGCCTGAAGGTGTTTTTTTGCAATACAGTACagtcttctgtctcactgcaccctacgcctggaataaacttcctgagcccctacgtcttgccccatccttggccacctttaaatctagactgaaagcccacctctttaacattgcttttgactcgtaaccacttgtaacaactcgcctccacctaccctcctctcttccttcccgttcacattaattgatttgatttgcttactttatttattttttgtctattagattgtaagctctttgagcagggactgtctttcttctatgtttgtgcagcgctgtgtatttgtagcgctatagaaatgctaaatagtagtagtagtagtagaccttcGTTGCTGACTAGTTTAGTGTAACCCTGAAGGTTAgaatatgtttttaaataaaaatacctggtcaaaaGGATCGGTTCTGGGTGGTGTGGGTCAGGAGGCAGGACCGGCAGTGACACTGCCATGGTTGAAAGTTGCCACCACTGGACCTTCCTGCTATTTTCAGCTGCAGCCGTGTCACTGGCCTGCTGACTCAGGCCACTCCGACCCAATCTTGTTGACcaggaacttttttttatttaaaaacatattcTAACCTACAGGGTTACATtagtaaacattttttaagtAACATTGCTTTCattattatccgacttttcacttcTCCGCAATGGGCCGGACCCGTTTACATCGGCTAATCGAGACTCTACTGTACTgtgccctgctggcaccagtCCTGTATGTCTGCCCAAGCAGCATATCTGTTCTGTCACAACAATACTGGTTCCCACTGTCTGTAATGGGAGGTTATTCCAGACCTCCAGCAAAGAAGCCAGGACTGACCAAAAGACACTTTTCAGacagagtggaggagcagcctagtggttagagcactggtcttgcaatccagaggtgggcagttcaaatcccaccagctgctccttgtgatcttgggcaagtcacttaacttgagctactactgaaaaaggtgtgagcaaaatctaaataaatatatggaatgttgctactactcaagattctacatggaatgttggaactaTCTGAgatgctatttgagattctagacagaatgttgctagtggaggagtagcctagtggttagagcactgatcttgcaatccagaggtggtcagttcaaatcccactgctgctccttgtgatcttgggcaagtcacttaaccctccattgcctgaggtacaaacttagattgtgagccctcctgggacagagaaatatccagtgtacctgaatgtaactcaccttgagctactactgaaaaaggtgtgagcaaaatctaaataagtaaagattctagaattctaaagaataacaagattccatttagaatttcaaagtgtagcaacattccatgtagaaccccaaagagtaacaagattctttggggtgcaggagtggtctagtggttagagcaccaaggtggccagttcaaatgctccttgtgatcttgggcaagtcacttaaccctccattgcctcaggtacaaacttagattgtgagccctcctgggacagagaaatatccagagtacctgaatgtaactcaccttgagttactactgaaaaagatgtgagcaaaatttaaatgaatAGAGTCACTTGCCTGCAATACTGCCACTGTAAGACTTCCTCTTATCCAGTGGCCTAGCTAGGTGGGTCCccaggggagcagccactccccccaacccccaaatggagttctgccagctcctatttttttgttttgcattgaaaatgtgtgccggCGCCGGTGGAAGTCAGCTCTCGCGCTGCCTTCGCTCCCCCCTCGCCGTCAACCCGGCTCCGCTTCTGCTCttatcccacccccacccccaacacacacacacacaaactgaaTTGTTACTGTGCCTAAAAATAAGTCTCCATCCTTAATTTATTCACACCTAGGCCAGGAAACCTCTGAGACGCCTTGAAGTGGACGCTCAGATACATCAGCCGAATTATCTGGTGCTTACTGGTTAAAAACTAGAAACTCAGTATTCATTTTTGAGACATAAAGGGGCAGATTTTGATAAAGCTGTGCGAAACATGTGACGTGTCGATATGCAGCCCCGAAATCTAGCCTCACAAGATTTAAAGGCTGTTCAAATAACCCATttgaaaataagtacagaatTTTTTCTGACCATAAATATTACGTTATCATTCacgtagatatatatatatatatatattttaaaaagccaaaTAAAAATTTGAGTAGAAAACTGTTTGAAAGGTATTCTTTACCATGACCGATGACAAGAAAGGTGGGAATTACTATCGCATGAAAAGTTGATAGCGGTGTACcacctctgatggtctgaagatACCCTTTACATTTGAATATTTGGATTGGTCCTAACAGTAATCGAATATATATTGTTTCTGCCCATGACTGAAAACTAGAAATTCCAGCTAGGTGGCCAGTGGCAGTGAATCCGTGGCTCTGTGGCAGGTAGTGATGTGCTAAGTGAGGGACGATTCAGAACAGAGCAGGCCAAGTGATGGAAATCTCTGGAAGGCATTACATGATCCCCTTTCCTCTGGCATTTTTCACACAGCTCCTGCAAAGGCTGAAATGatttgaaagaaattcctgttcTGATCTAGGATTCTGCAATCTGTCAGGGATCCATtagggggtgctgcagtgcaCCTGCTGTGGCCACTGTCCTGCtggggctggggggggagggggctgctgcTTGTTTTGCCCTGCCAGGCAGTGGGATTCCCACTGTGGGAAGCAGAAGGCTGCAGTGCATGGCTGTTAGTGTGCAAGGAAGATGCAGCAGGGAGAGCACAAGGAAGTGAGAAATAAAGGTAAAAAGCTTCCTCCTGCTAAACCTGGATTTTCCGGGGCGGGTCAGAGCCGTATATAAGACTGAAGGTGCGATCGGAAGCAGAATAAAGTTCAGCAGGGCTGAAGAAGCAGCTCAGTGCCTGAGATCGAGGACAGAAAGCGAAGCATCTCACCAATGtctaaggagcagcagcagcccccAAGCTTCCTGCGGTTCATGGCGTCTCCCAGCACGGTAAGGTTCCTGCAGGAATGATCGGAGGTGTTAAACGTGGACGCAGGCGAGGAGTTTGTGGGGGCTCTAGAAGGCAGGATCTCCTGGGTTCCAAACCCAGCCCTGCCTAGGATGGAGTGGACTGCTGAAATTGTTCCCCCCGCATCCCTCAGACCGCTTTTGATGTCCCTAACTGCCCCTTTCTTGTTTCCTTTTCattagtggctgctctgtgcattgGTTTTCTCTTACCTGGGGTTCTGTGAAGCCCAGAAGAAGGAGCGGCCGGGAGGAGCCCACCATCAGTTATGCTTTAGCCAGGAAGAGCTGCAGGAGGGCTCAAGAGACATCCTGCAGCATTTTGTAGGGAAGAACCTGAGGTGGGAGAAGTACAGCTCAGTCACCCTGGTGGAGCATCTGGAGACCCTCCAGACACAGGACAGACGGAGGAGGCGAAAGAGACACCAGGCTCACGGCTGTCCGGATCTGCAGCTCCGAAGCCCTTCCAGAGCTGACCACCACGAGCGCTCCATCTCTCCCTGGAGATACCGGTAAGAGGACACCCAGGGCGGAGTGCAATAGGGTAGAGCACATGGGGCCATGGTCCTTTGGTTTTCATTTCTTCTAGATGTTGTTTGATACCAGTAGGTATATTATTTGATGTATTTGTCATTCACAAATTTTCCCTTTTCAAAGTATCTCTGATGCGCACGATTAAAATTTCTATTTCAAAATGTGTGATCGGCATTAGCACTTTGAATGGATGCCTAGCAACTTACTTGTATAGTATCTGTTACTGTGAGGACGCAGAGAGGCAAACAGAACTACAGGCCCCAGAATGCTTAGAG from Microcaecilia unicolor chromosome 5, aMicUni1.1, whole genome shotgun sequence includes:
- the IL17C gene encoding interleukin-17C — encoded protein: MSKEQQQPPSFLRFMASPSTWLLCALVFSYLGFCEAQKKERPGGAHHQLCFSQEELQEGSRDILQHFVGKNLRWEKYSSVTLVEHLETLQTQDRRRRRKRHQAHGCPDLQLRSPSRADHHERSISPWRYRINVDENRYPRKLAFAECLCSGCIDVRTGKETPALNSVPVEQTMMVLRRKPCTHLSGAFTFEVDYIKVPVGCTCVLPKH